The window CCCTCACGCCAGTTGCTGGCCGCGCTCGGGCGCGCTTTCCGTGCCCTGGCCACGGGCTCGCTACCGCGGCTCGATGCACTGCTGCCGCAGATCGACCGTCTGCTGGTCCATTCCCTCGCAAGCACCGCCCGTGCCCCCGCAGTTACAGCGCTGGTGGGATTGCGCAGAGACCTCTTTCCTTCGGCGTCGACGGACCTGCAACCATGATCGAGACAAGCTTCCTTGGCGTGTACGTTCCATGCCTGCTCCTGTTTGCAGGCGGCGCAATGGTCTGCGCGTGGTGGCTTCGACGCCTGCTCTCGCTGGCCGGAGCCTACCGATGGGTATGGCATCCAGCCCTGTTCGATCTCGGCCTCTACGTCTTGGTGCTCTATGCGTGGGTCCGCCTCGCCGGCGCCATCGCCATCTGACCTGGTTACCTCTCTTGCTGCTCGACCATGAAATCTGAATCCACCGGTCTTCCTGCCTGGACCTTGCGCCCGGTCCCGCTCTCCCTGCGCGTGCTGTCGACTGCGCTGGTCACC is drawn from Variovorax sp. PBS-H4 and contains these coding sequences:
- a CDS encoding DUF1656 domain-containing protein, yielding MIETSFLGVYVPCLLLFAGGAMVCAWWLRRLLSLAGAYRWVWHPALFDLGLYVLVLYAWVRLAGAIAI